The following proteins come from a genomic window of Hydractinia symbiolongicarpus strain clone_291-10 chromosome 2, HSymV2.1, whole genome shotgun sequence:
- the LOC130629596 gene encoding uncharacterized protein LOC130629596 — protein MAYNKTFEFTAAVRGFHYYKTYWKPEENQSLDCFHENNNVFDRFAIKVCEFGNDKPVGHLPKEISRVTKFLLDRGASMKSTLTSVHYRRSPLVQGGLEIPCKITVTLPGTVNNLLVLARYQQLVEALYTEPKEELILGSFLHIAVILDVVVPTEERPKRKKNTAKSQSKETKKQKDIRNFFGNTSAAPAPKRQKVNNKPKKSSPSSSKDLEIINID, from the coding sequence ATGGCTTACAACAAGACGTTCGAGTTTACAGCTGCTGTCAGAGGATTCCATTATTATAAAACTTATTGGAAACCTGAGGAAAATCAATCACTGGACTGCTTTCATGAGAACAACAATGTTTTCGATAGATTTGCAATCAAAGTTTGTGAATTCGGAAATGACAAACCAGTTGGCCATTTACCCAAAGAAATCTCAAGGGTTACAAAATTTCTTCTGGACAGAGGAGCGTCTATGAAATCCACGTTGACAAGTGTACACTATCGAAGATCACCTCTCGTTCAAGGAGGCTTGGAGATCCCCTGTAAAATAACTGTTACTTTACCAGGGACAGTAAACAATCTTTTGGTTCTTGCAAGATACCAACAACTTGTAGAAGCCTTGTATACAGAGCCGAAAGAGGAATTGATTCTTGGTTCGTTCTTACATATTGCAGTTATTTTAGATGTCGTGGTTCCAACCGAAGAGAGACCAAAgcgtaaaaaaaatacagccaAAAGCCAAAGCAAAGAGACGAAAAAGCAAAAAGATATTCgaaacttttttggaaacacCTCAGCTGCACCAGCCCCAAAAAGGCAAAAAGTTAACAACAAACCTAAAAAGTCGTCACCATCGTCAAGCAAGGACTTAGAAATCAtaaatattgattaa
- the LOC130629595 gene encoding uncharacterized protein LOC130629595: protein MSYIRKLAKLQEKEAQQRAAEKEKTSDETPSNSSREQSPQPTDFQQESSLGSLDYEAVTDATENVKSSGKKSYNRWSEKERFDIGKYVAIHGGAAAITKFQTKDRPLSESTARRFGNLYKKELKDSTREKRSVVTKFVPLKRGRPLFLGSLDEMVQRFLIALRNRGGVVSRTVATAAAKALISRNPQFELGHIKIDNSWAKSLFKRMGFKKRMKTTSKVEITEGAKKECELLFLHDIVSTIEQHSIPHQLVMNLDQTPLKFVPRMNHTMG from the exons ATGTCTTACATCAGGAAGTTAGCTAAATTACAAGAGAAAGAAGCTCAACAAAGGGCCGCTGAAAAGGAAAAAACTTCAGACGAAACACCTTCAAACAGTTCTAGGGAACAAA GCCCACAACCAACTGACTTCCAGCAAGAATCATCCCTTGGTTCGTTAGACTACGAAGCTGTTACAGACGCGACTGAAAATGTTAAATCCAGTGGCAAAAAATCATACAACCGTTGgtcagaaaaagaaagatttgatATCGGAAAATATGTTGCGATTCATGGTGGTGCGGCTGCAATCACAAAGTTTCAAACCAAAGACAGGCCGTTAAGTGAGAGTACAGCTCGAAGATTTGGCAATCTTTACAAAAAAGAGCTGAAAGATTCAACCCGAGAAAAACGTAGCGTGGTAACCAAATTTGTTCCTTTGAAACGCGGTAGACCTCTGTTCCTTGGCAGTCTAGATGAGATGGTACAAAGATTTTTAATTGCACTGAGAAATCGAGGAGGTGTTGTTTCAAGAACAGTTGCAACCGCTGCAGCGAAAGCTCTAATATCACGAAACCCTCAATTTGAGTTGGGGCATATTAAAATTGATAACAGTTGGGCAAAAAGCCTCTTCAAGAGAATGGGTTTCAAGAAAAGAATGAAAACGACCTCCAAAGTTGAAATCACTGAAGGAGCCAAAAAGGAGTGCGAATTACTATTTCTTCACGATATTGTTTCGACCATCGAACAACACAGCATCCCTCACCAACTTGTTATGAATCTGGACCAGACACCTCTTAAGTTTGTTCCAAGAATGAATCACACCATGGGATAG
- the LOC130629597 gene encoding uncharacterized protein LOC130629597: protein MSHRHLSKYADRRVISVSSHVASSYRRRYSTSDNDEGKSRRHVVSSSRTREDKTSSNSHKRKLKLHQDYNKDKVRKSDHDSSRRTEREKHRRHKRHEESKHKVKISSRLREKIDEIVRKEHHHIVLKERDSSGNFLHVEWCPKYVRPDTGRATGGKALLHHRCRSCNNICLHLLGRYGSSDRKCLVCVAAENGWHKSEVPEWYFHYHRCKYCRTY, encoded by the coding sequence ATGAGCCACCGACATTTATCCAAATATGCAGATCGTCGTGTTATCTCAGTGTCGTCACATGTCGCTAGTTCCTACAGACGTCGATATAGTACTTCCGATAATGATGAAGGGAAAAGTCGCCGACACGTAGTTTCGTCAAGTCGTACTCGGGAAGACAAAACATCTTCAAATTCACACAAACGAAAATTAAAATTGCACCAGGATTATAATAAGGACAAAGTTAGAAAGAGTGACCATGACTCCAGTCGCAGAACTGAGCGGGAAAAGCATAGACGACATAAACGACATGAAGAAAGTAAACATAAAGTCAAGATATCTTCGCGATTGCGAGAAAAGATCGACGAAATTGTACGTAAGGAACATCATCATATCGTTTTAAAAGAGCGAGACTCTTCCGGTAACTTTCTCCACGTAGAGTGGTGCCCGAAGTACGTTAGACCTGATACTGGGCGCGCCACAGGAGGGAAAGCGCTCCTCCATCATAGATGTCGAAGTTGCAATAATATTTGCTTACACTTACTGGGGAGATACGGTAGTTCTGATCGTAAATGTTTAGTCTGCGTGGCAGCTGAGAATGGGTGGCATAAAAGTGAGGTACCTGAGTGGTATTTCCATTACCACCGTTGCAAATACTGCAGAACTTACTAA